GCGCCATCGAATTCACTGAACGGTAGACTCTCCTCTCCACTCAGTACCGGTGGATTATATCTCGCAAATTTATTCAAGTTTGGTGTATCATTCGTGTCACCAGAATCAATTTCCTGTAATCGTTGGGGGAAAAGTTTTAAAGCCATGAGATCCTTCGGTTGGCCCAGGCTTCCGGAGGGAATGAGCATTTCGTTGTGACGATCGGGCTTGGTGAAGTCCAGGGGCTCAGTTCTGGAGGTGACAGTGTGGATTAGGGCCAGGTAACACGTGACAGGAAGAAGACTCCACATCTGGATGGTAAAagttttaatggaaaatgtaTCGTCAT
This genomic interval from Diachasmimorpha longicaudata isolate KC_UGA_2023 chromosome 4, iyDiaLong2, whole genome shotgun sequence contains the following:
- the LOC135161210 gene encoding uncharacterized protein LOC135161210 isoform X4, producing the protein MWSLLPVTCYLALIHTVTSRTEPLDFTKPDRHNEMLIPSGSLGQPKDLMALKLFPQRLQEIDSGDTNDTPNLNKFARYNPPVLSGEESLPFSEFDGAVFDQLADTVPEDFEEIKFNRLSTYLASLLLQPSWNSPLIILEDPETPDDFQDDRPDLRSMLKRSRYNSRYPWKRQNGRLTLI